The sequence TGGTATGATTTATACTTTCCAAGCTGCAATAGTAGATCAAAAGTATACTGAGCAAACAAAGGATGGGGGTCAAGGTGTAGGTAAAAACTTTGGATGGAATATCAAACAAGGCGTTGAAGTTTAATAAAAAACTCCCCAGGGTAACACCTGGGGTTCTATTTTACATTAAAAAATAAAATATAATAATTGAATCATTAGTCACATTTTATTTACTCTAAAATTAGCAGGAATAACTTATGCAACCACATAATGAAAAAAAACAAAATAATAAGATCTGCCATGTCAATTGCTGTCATAATTTATTTTCAAGAAGCACTCTTAACAACAGTGGAAATAACTATATTTTTAATAAAAATGAAAAAACACCTTACCGCATGCTTATTGTAACAGTATCTGCTGATGATAAATGCTATATCATAAACTATGACAATATTTCCAACATATTATTAAATAATGCACCTCTGGCAGAGAGTAAACAAATGGAATTGCTACACGGAGATCGCCTCTGCATCAATAACTACCAATTACAAATCAGTCAGTTACAACAATCAAATGCAATACCACAGTCTTGCGAAAGAGAAGTTCAGGCGACAGAACTCACCGATATCAAAGACGAAAAATACAATAAAAACCTCATTGAAGATAAAATTTGGGATACTCTATTAGAAGAGTTTCCTATGCCATTTTCTGCCTCCTCACCGTTGCTGGATGTCAGCGAAAGCAATAAGATTATGCAACCCTCACCCGAACTACCCACGGATAAACCAGGGGAGAACCTGGCGGGTCATATTCATGTGCAACAGAGAACAAGTGACCCCATGGCACTGTTCGATAACAGTACTGTTTTTGAATATGAAAACTTGCTGGCAGATACGACACCAAGCGTGTTATTGGCTGAGGATAATCAACAACTACAGCACTCAATCGCCCCACCGCATACGCCAAAAAATAATAGTTTTGAAGAGCACATGATACCGAAAATTATGGATACCATACAACCAGAAAAAAAACCTTCTGTGGCACTAAACAATAAAGATATATACCAGAACAGAACCCCCATAATTATTTCCCATGCTCTACAATCCTTAAATCCAATAACATTGATAGAAGAAGTCCGTAGTACACGCAGCATATCACGGTGGCCTCTACCCTATTATCGTAAAGCAATTTTATGGGATCACTTTGTAAAATCTTATCATCAACTTATTGTCGACACGAAGAGTGGGCATCTATCTGAGCTAATTCAAGCAAGTCAACCAACGCAAAACATGACAGACCAAATCTAAAGAGTAGCCAGATACCTGAATAGATACCGCCATCTAACAAAAATATAAGAATCATAAAGATTAGCTGAATCAGGATAATTAACTATGGATGCTAAACAACTTACTCCCTATCAAGAAAACGACCTACTGTACAACTCAAATTATCCTCAACGTAAAGAGAGTCAACGACAGACATCGCGTAATAATATACTGCCGATGCTACTCACCATGCTCACCGATAACGAACCACAAAAAAAACAAGAAGCGCCCTTAAGTAATTTAATATCACACCATGAACTACGACTTCATGTATTGCACGATCTGCAACGACTATTCAACTGCATCAATAGCGAGTCGAATAATACCTTAGGGGATCTTCCTTGGGTGCAACGCTCCACTATTAACTATGGTATCGCCTCCCTGGCAGGCAAATGTATCTCAGGCATCGAATGGAAAGATATTCAGTATGCGCTAACCCAGTCGATCCTTAACTTTGAGCCACGCATTCTACGCGATGGATTGCAGGTTAGTTGTGTGACGAATAACAGCTCACTAGAACTCTACAATGTACTATCAATTGAAATTAAAGGCCGTCTATGGTGCAAACCCCACCCACTCGAATTCCTGTTTCGTACTGATATGGATCTGGAAAGCGGCCACTTCGATCTAAAAGATATAGGGTAAGCAGATGGATACAAAACTGTTGAATTATTATAACCGTGAGCTGGCTTACCTCCGTGAGATGGGTACTGAGTTCAGCGAACGCTACCCAAAAGTTGCTGGCCGCCTTGGTATGCACGGAATTGAAGTAGCAGACCCCTATATCGAACGCCTGCTGGAAGGTTTTGCTTTTCTTACCTCGCGCATACAGTTAAAGATGGATGATGAGTTTCCGAATTTCTCCCAACATTTATTGGAGATCCTCTATCCCAATTATCTTTCACCTACACCATCAATAGCCATTGCAGAGTTGCAGCCGGATATCAGCAAAGGTGACATCAGTGGCGGTTTTGTGGTGCCACGTGGAACACGGATAGACAGCAGCTCACTAAAAAAGAGCGGCATAACCTGTAGCTATACCACCGCGCATAATGTCACTTTACAGCCCATAC comes from Yersinia bercovieri ATCC 43970 and encodes:
- a CDS encoding type VI secretion system baseplate subunit TssE codes for the protein MDAKQLTPYQENDLLYNSNYPQRKESQRQTSRNNILPMLLTMLTDNEPQKKQEAPLSNLISHHELRLHVLHDLQRLFNCINSESNNTLGDLPWVQRSTINYGIASLAGKCISGIEWKDIQYALTQSILNFEPRILRDGLQVSCVTNNSSLELYNVLSIEIKGRLWCKPHPLEFLFRTDMDLESGHFDLKDIG